In Vigna unguiculata cultivar IT97K-499-35 chromosome 3, ASM411807v1, whole genome shotgun sequence, a single genomic region encodes these proteins:
- the LOC114178374 gene encoding peptidyl-prolyl cis-trans isomerase Pin1: MSSSKVGGEIRASHILIKHEGSRRKASWKDPEGRIIKNTTREAAVSQLKALRDDIVSGKATFEDVASRFSDCSSAKRGGDLGPFSRGQMQKPFEDATLALKVGELSDIVDTDSGVHIIKRTK; this comes from the exons ATGTCGTCGTCAAAAGTTGGCGGTGAAATTAGGGCTTCGCACATACTAATAAAGCACGAAGGTTCTAGAAGGAAGGCGTCGTGGAAGGATCCAGAAGGACGCATAATCAAGAACACCACAAGAGAAGCTGCGGTTTCTCAGCTCAAGGCCCTTCGCGATGACATCGTCTCGGGCAAGGCAACCTTCGAGGACGTCGCGTCTCGATTCTCCGATTGCAGCTCCGCCAAGCGCGGCGGCGATCTTG GTCCTTTCAGTCGTGGCCAGATGCAGAAGCCTTTTGAAGATGCAACCCTTGCTCTTAAAGTTGGTGAACTTAGTGACATCGTGGATACCGACAGTGGAGTCCACATTATTAAGAGGACGAAATGA